One region of Rana temporaria chromosome 9, aRanTem1.1, whole genome shotgun sequence genomic DNA includes:
- the LOC120914150 gene encoding torsin-1B-like — translation MELHAAARPRRAKRKESSAHARVSVRTAREVQSQVGAPMAGARRCFLGSWLTVGVLLGPLLSGVLTLEPVTTAIAIAAASALTGYLTSPRFYCRLVECCEENAYNSTAFKEDLENKLIGQHLARDVIFRAVKGFMNTKNPQTPLALSLHGWTGTGKNFISKIITKNIHGKGMSSKFVHLFVSTFHFPHEKLIDRYKDQIQSWIRGNVTKCPRSIFIFDEMDKMHKGLIDTIKPFLDFHEQLDGVSYRKAIFIFLSNAGGDVINRLVLGSKKRREDLELKDLESVLSVEVFNKDSGFWHSSLIEKNLIDFFVPFLPLEYRHVKECVMAELRHGGLMPNEELATRVANEMTYFPKDTRMFSDKGCKTVAKKLTLHL, via the exons ATGGAGCTCCACGCTGCAGCCAGACCCCGACGAGCGAAACGAAAAGAGAGTTCTGCGCATGCTCGAGTCTCAGTGCGGACAGCCCGGGAGGTGCAGTCGCAGGTTGGAGCTCCTATGGCCGGAGCTAGGCGCTGTTTCCTGGGGTCATGGCTGACTGTGGGGGTGTTGTTGGGTCCCCTGTTGTCGGGAGTGTTGACCCTGGAGCCTGTCACCACAGCTATCGCCATAGCCGCCGCCTCTGCACTGACCGGGTACCTGACCAGCCCCCGCTTCTACTGCCGTCTGGTGGAGTGCTGTGAGGAGAACGCCTATAACAGTACAG CTTTTAAGGAAGACTTGGAAAATAAACTGATTGGTCAGCACCTGGCCCGTGATGTCATCTTCCGAGCAGTCAAAGGGTTTATGAACACTAAAAACCCCCAGACGCCCCTGGCTCTATCCCTGCATGGCTGGACCGGCACCGGCAAGAACTTCATCAGCAAAATCATCACAAAGAACATTCATGGGAAGGGGATGAGCAGCAAATTTGTCCATCTTTTTGTGTCAACTTTCCATTTCCCACACGAAAAATTAATTGATCGATACAAG GATCAGATACAGTCATGGATTCGTGGAAACGTCACCAAATGTCCTCGATCCATATTCATATTTGATGAGATGGACAAGATGCATAAAGGACTTATTGACACAATCAAGCCGTTCCTGGACTTTCATGAGCAGTTAGATGGCGTGTCGTACCGTAAAGCTATCTTCATTTTCCTCAG CAATGCAGGAGGCGATGTTATCAACAGATTGGTGCTGGGATccaaaaaaaggagagaggaTCTAGAGCTGAAGGATCTGGAGTCTGTGCTTTCTGTCGAAGTATTCAACAAAGATA GTGGCTTTTGGCACAGCAGCCTGATTGAAAAGAATTTGATAGACTTCTTTGTCCCTTTTCTACCGCTGGAGTACAGACATGTAAAGGAGTGTGTCATGGCGGAGCTAAGACATGGCGGCTTAATGCCTAATGAAGAGTTGGCAACCCGTGTGGCCAATGAGATGACTTATTTCCCCAAGGATACTCGAATGTTCTCAGATAAAGGCTGTAAAACTGTCGCAAAAAAGCTGACCCTTCATCTCTAG